In Synergistaceae bacterium, the following proteins share a genomic window:
- a CDS encoding glycosyltransferase, with translation NVSNIEQKLRKSQLFVISSDHEGIPNALLEALAVGLPCVTTEFTGGGCGECINNNINGLIVPVGDVTALAEAMLKILRDEEFAARLSQNAKLTSLRRYYPDVIFEKWESCILSVTKRKVEDS, from the coding sequence AATGTATCCAATATCGAGCAAAAACTTCGAAAATCGCAGTTATTTGTTATCTCGTCCGATCATGAGGGAATTCCAAACGCGTTACTCGAAGCGTTGGCTGTAGGATTGCCGTGTGTTACAACTGAATTTACAGGTGGAGGATGCGGCGAATGTATCAACAACAATATTAACGGCCTTATTGTGCCGGTCGGCGACGTTACGGCTTTGGCGGAAGCGATGCTCAAGATTTTGCGAGACGAGGAGTTTGCCGCACGTTTGAGTCAAAACGCGAAATTAACTAGTCTTAGGAGATATTACCCGGATGTTATATTCGAAAAATGGGAATCATGCATTTTATCCGTGACGAAGAGAAAAGTAGAAGATTCATAA